Proteins encoded by one window of Dietzia sp. B32:
- a CDS encoding AIM24 family protein: protein MIHGDLFQTARETETNRRFALQNSKMLKVTLAEQPILARTGSMVAYQGQVGLENVGSGGIGKMFKAAATGEGVPLMRCTGRGELFLADQASEVQVLHLEDDMISVNGASVLAFSEGIASDIHRIAAKGAVMTGGLFNVSLRGTGFVAVTTKGQPVALDVSSAPTFADPQAVVLWTAGVTMDVRVDTGGLKSLIRGGSGETFQLAFGGQGLVVVQPSENVPQGAGSQGGA from the coding sequence ATGATCCACGGCGACCTCTTCCAGACCGCGCGCGAGACGGAGACGAATCGCCGGTTCGCGCTCCAGAACTCCAAGATGCTCAAGGTGACCCTCGCCGAGCAGCCGATCCTCGCGCGGACGGGGTCGATGGTCGCCTACCAGGGGCAGGTCGGGCTCGAGAACGTCGGCAGCGGCGGGATCGGCAAGATGTTCAAGGCGGCGGCGACCGGTGAGGGCGTGCCCCTCATGCGCTGTACCGGCCGGGGCGAGCTCTTCCTGGCCGATCAGGCCTCCGAGGTCCAGGTGCTCCACCTCGAGGACGACATGATCTCGGTCAACGGGGCGAGCGTGCTGGCGTTCTCCGAGGGGATCGCGTCGGACATCCACCGCATCGCCGCCAAGGGGGCCGTCATGACCGGTGGCCTGTTCAACGTCTCCCTTCGCGGGACCGGGTTCGTCGCGGTGACGACCAAGGGCCAGCCGGTCGCCCTCGACGTGTCCTCCGCGCCGACGTTCGCCGATCCCCAGGCCGTGGTCCTGTGGACCGCCGGGGTGACGATGGACGTCCGGGTCGACACGGGCGGCCTGAAGTCCCTGATCCGCGGCGGCAGCGGGGAGACGTTCCAGCTGGCGTTCGGCGGTCAGGGACTGGTGGTCGTCCAACCGTCGGAGAACGTGCCCCAGGGGGCAGGGAGCCAGGGCGGCGCGTAG
- a CDS encoding SRPBCC domain-containing protein, with protein sequence MNEDRAAGTGPDTTTDDVPDEIVRTIHIDAGAQTVWGIVSEPGWFINNGEWAEHEITTEGDVSHVVDPVHGEFSIRTVELDPPRRAVFRWLGGQIGDVDEFPSNTIEFTVEPRGDGVVLTVRETGFAGLSRDAVVRRQRFEENSAGWEAELDIARRRAEDRP encoded by the coding sequence ATGAACGAGGACCGAGCAGCCGGAACCGGACCCGACACGACCACCGACGACGTGCCGGACGAGATCGTCCGCACCATCCACATCGATGCCGGGGCGCAGACCGTGTGGGGCATCGTGTCGGAACCGGGATGGTTCATCAACAACGGTGAGTGGGCCGAGCACGAGATCACCACCGAGGGCGATGTCTCCCACGTGGTGGACCCGGTGCACGGCGAGTTCAGCATCCGCACCGTGGAGTTGGACCCGCCCCGCCGCGCGGTGTTCCGCTGGTTGGGCGGGCAGATCGGAGACGTCGACGAGTTCCCGTCCAACACGATCGAGTTCACCGTCGAACCCCGGGGCGACGGCGTCGTGCTCACGGTGCGCGAGACCGGATTCGCCGGTCTGAGCCGTGACGCGGTGGTGCGGCGGCAGCGATTCGAGGAGAACTCCGCCGGGTGGGAGGCCGAACTCGACATCGCCCGGCGCCGTGCGGAGGATCGCCCGTGA
- a CDS encoding MarR family winged helix-turn-helix transcriptional regulator: METTTSEPAIRDGGPASGLAEQFRPILLRLDLLVRRQSTQYALSRAQTSILHTLACHGRLRMSDLARLENVRVPTTSNSVSVIEAMGYVEREPDASDRRGVCVRLTDLGRARIEEVLADRDRDFTERMAHLTPEHRDLLSSAVPALTALLDAFDGDPEPQPDTQPDTQPDTRPDAPHPA, from the coding sequence ATGGAGACGACGACGAGCGAACCGGCCATACGGGACGGTGGGCCCGCTTCGGGTCTCGCCGAACAGTTCCGGCCGATCCTGTTGCGCCTGGACCTGCTGGTCCGCAGGCAGAGCACCCAGTACGCCCTGAGTCGCGCGCAGACCTCGATCCTGCACACCCTGGCCTGTCACGGGCGGCTCCGGATGTCGGACCTCGCCCGGCTGGAGAACGTGCGGGTCCCCACCACCAGCAACTCGGTGAGCGTGATCGAGGCCATGGGGTACGTCGAGCGTGAACCCGACGCCTCCGACCGCCGCGGGGTGTGCGTCCGCCTCACCGACCTGGGGCGGGCCCGCATCGAGGAGGTGCTGGCGGACCGGGACCGGGACTTCACCGAGCGCATGGCGCACCTGACCCCCGAACACCGCGACCTGCTCTCCTCGGCGGTGCCCGCTCTCACCGCCCTGCTCGACGCCTTCGACGGCGACCCGGAACCCCAGCCCGACACCCAGCCCGACACCCAGCCCGACACCCGGCCAGACGCGCCGCACCCCGCCTGA
- a CDS encoding GyrI-like domain-containing protein, with the protein MSSSSSSPSHDRPTAVPDDPPPGYPDLGPEPVGQMRLLRVPAVPTAVVRATGVPMSTIAGYFDAAFGKAFPALFAAGVAPAGPAFAVYTRTTEEPEFTADIEIGFPLARPLAELHDGDPAEVDGMRVVASELPSGDVAVVSHLGSYDGLGQAWGEFMASIGAMGRAPGTPFWESYVTEPSPDMDPATLRTDLFCPARTPDDAA; encoded by the coding sequence ATGTCGTCGTCGTCATCCTCCCCGTCCCACGACCGACCCACCGCCGTGCCGGACGACCCGCCGCCCGGGTACCCCGACCTCGGGCCTGAGCCGGTGGGGCAGATGCGACTGCTGCGCGTACCGGCCGTGCCGACCGCCGTCGTCCGCGCGACCGGCGTGCCCATGTCCACGATCGCCGGATACTTCGACGCGGCGTTCGGCAAGGCATTCCCGGCCTTGTTCGCGGCCGGCGTGGCCCCGGCCGGGCCGGCGTTCGCGGTCTACACCCGCACGACCGAGGAGCCGGAGTTCACCGCCGACATCGAGATCGGGTTCCCCCTCGCCCGACCGCTGGCCGAGCTCCACGACGGTGACCCGGCGGAGGTCGACGGGATGCGGGTCGTCGCCTCCGAGCTCCCCTCCGGCGACGTGGCGGTCGTCAGCCACCTCGGCTCCTACGACGGGCTCGGGCAGGCGTGGGGCGAGTTCATGGCATCGATCGGTGCGATGGGCCGAGCGCCCGGGACCCCGTTCTGGGAGAGCTACGTGACCGAGCCGAGCCCGGACATGGACCCCGCCACCCTGCGGACGGACCTGTTCTGCCCGGCGCGCACCCCGGACGACGCGGCCTGA
- a CDS encoding alpha/beta fold hydrolase: MGLYHQITGTGPTIVLLHGVCHRAHAWDPVVPLLTDRFRVVVVDLPGHGQSADLPDAGDVLDYVVTELVTLLEEVVPAGERPHIAGNSLGGFLALELGARGLASSVTALSPAGFFRSQAEWRYTVTVFRSLRRAAAKLGRHTPALTERAAGRAVMMAVFCARPWRYPAEAAAIDSEAIVSNTVLDRADRRAFLFSAPVDEDLPITIRWGRFDLVLPVRQVALATRLFPQAKIEISADGHVPMSDDPEGVAASIIACAERGLAYTPAGGRV, translated from the coding sequence ATGGGTTTGTATCACCAGATCACCGGGACCGGTCCCACCATCGTCCTGCTCCACGGCGTGTGCCACCGGGCGCACGCCTGGGATCCGGTCGTGCCGCTGCTCACGGATCGGTTCCGGGTGGTGGTCGTGGACCTGCCCGGCCACGGGCAGTCCGCGGACCTGCCCGACGCCGGGGATGTCCTCGACTACGTCGTTACCGAACTCGTCACTCTCCTGGAGGAGGTCGTCCCGGCCGGGGAGCGCCCGCACATCGCGGGCAACTCCCTCGGCGGCTTCCTGGCGCTCGAGCTGGGTGCGCGGGGGTTGGCGAGCAGCGTCACCGCGCTCTCTCCCGCCGGGTTCTTCCGATCGCAGGCCGAGTGGCGCTACACGGTCACCGTCTTCCGGAGTCTGCGACGGGCGGCCGCGAAGCTCGGTCGCCACACCCCCGCGCTGACCGAGCGGGCCGCCGGACGTGCGGTGATGATGGCGGTGTTCTGTGCCCGGCCGTGGCGCTACCCGGCGGAGGCGGCGGCGATCGACAGCGAGGCGATCGTGTCCAACACCGTGCTCGACCGCGCCGACCGGCGCGCGTTCCTCTTCTCCGCGCCCGTCGACGAGGACCTGCCGATCACCATCCGGTGGGGCCGGTTCGACCTGGTCCTGCCGGTGCGCCAGGTCGCGCTCGCCACGCGGTTGTTCCCACAGGCGAAGATCGAGATCAGCGCGGACGGCCACGTGCCGATGTCGGACGACCCGGAGGGGGTCGCCGCCTCGATCATCGCCTGCGCGGAGCGCGGCCTGGCGTACACGCCGGCCGGGGGCCGGGTCTGA
- a CDS encoding sugar porter family MFS transporter: MSTQQTSPTPAEEESFHTGRVVIISLVAALGGFLFGFDTAVINGAVDAVQETFEMNAGLTGFAVSSALLGCIAGAYLAGRLADRWGRTRVMILASVLFTASALGSGLAVGPWDLIVWRIVGGLGVGAASVIAPAYIAEVAPPAIRGRLGSLQQLAIVSGIFVALLSDAWLAGVAGGAIEELWFGAEAWRWMFWAEVIPAVTYGVLALTIPESPRYLVGKGMVDRAREVLRSIQEGGIDNRIKEIRETVRDDRKRTWRDLVKPGGVNLLPIVWIGIVLSVFQQAVGINVIFYYSTSLWQSVGFTESDALTQTVITSVTNIAVTIVAIALIDRIGRRKLLITGSVGMTISLAVMALMFSTATMGPGPDGELAPQLADTQGLIALIAANGFVVFFGMSWGPAVWVLLGEMFNNRIRSAALGLAAAAQWLANFVVSTAFPPMAEFSLTFTYGFYAVSALLSLLFVARFIPETTGRSLEDM, translated from the coding sequence ATGTCCACGCAACAGACCTCACCCACGCCTGCCGAGGAGGAGTCGTTCCACACCGGCCGGGTGGTGATCATCTCCCTGGTCGCCGCGTTGGGCGGTTTCCTGTTCGGGTTCGACACCGCGGTGATCAACGGGGCGGTCGACGCCGTGCAGGAGACGTTCGAGATGAACGCCGGCCTGACCGGGTTCGCCGTCTCCTCGGCCCTGCTCGGCTGCATCGCCGGCGCCTACCTCGCCGGACGCCTGGCGGACCGGTGGGGCCGCACGCGCGTGATGATCCTCGCCTCGGTGCTGTTCACGGCCAGCGCGCTCGGGTCCGGGCTCGCGGTCGGGCCCTGGGATCTCATCGTGTGGCGGATCGTGGGCGGTCTCGGCGTGGGCGCGGCGTCCGTCATCGCGCCGGCCTACATCGCAGAGGTCGCCCCGCCTGCCATCCGCGGTCGGCTGGGATCGCTGCAGCAGCTCGCGATCGTCTCCGGCATCTTCGTCGCGCTGCTCTCCGACGCCTGGCTGGCGGGGGTCGCGGGCGGCGCGATCGAGGAACTGTGGTTCGGCGCCGAGGCGTGGCGGTGGATGTTCTGGGCGGAGGTGATCCCCGCCGTGACGTACGGGGTGCTGGCGCTGACCATTCCCGAATCGCCCCGCTACCTGGTCGGCAAGGGGATGGTCGACCGGGCCCGCGAGGTCCTCCGCTCCATCCAGGAGGGCGGGATCGACAACCGGATCAAGGAGATCCGCGAGACGGTCCGCGACGACCGCAAGCGCACGTGGCGCGACCTCGTGAAGCCGGGCGGGGTCAACCTGCTTCCCATCGTGTGGATCGGGATCGTCCTGTCGGTCTTCCAACAGGCCGTGGGCATCAACGTGATCTTCTACTACTCCACCTCGCTGTGGCAGTCGGTCGGCTTCACCGAGTCCGACGCCCTCACCCAGACGGTCATCACCTCCGTCACGAACATCGCGGTGACGATCGTGGCGATCGCACTGATCGACCGGATCGGGCGCCGCAAGCTGCTCATCACCGGCTCCGTCGGCATGACGATCTCCCTGGCAGTGATGGCCCTGATGTTCAGTACCGCCACCATGGGGCCGGGCCCGGACGGCGAACTCGCCCCCCAGCTCGCCGACACCCAGGGGCTGATCGCGCTCATCGCGGCCAACGGGTTCGTCGTGTTCTTCGGCATGTCCTGGGGCCCGGCGGTGTGGGTGCTGCTCGGCGAGATGTTCAACAACCGCATCCGCTCCGCGGCGCTGGGCCTGGCCGCGGCCGCCCAGTGGCTGGCGAACTTCGTGGTCTCGACCGCGTTCCCGCCGATGGCCGAGTTCAGTCTGACGTTCACCTACGGCTTCTACGCGGTCTCCGCGCTGCTGTCGCTGCTGTTCGTGGCCAGGTTCATCCCGGAGACGACCGGCCGATCGCTGGAGGACATGTAG
- a CDS encoding 2-dehydropantoate 2-reductase, with product MTSPDTPLRVTVIGAGVVGCYVGGRLARHADVTLVGRPHVLDPIRAVGLTVESGAGEDDRLHVPAEALTLATTPESVRRSDVVLVCTKAGQTAAATAEFAPFLRPDTLVVGLQNGLHSADLIRELLDSTTVIPGVVPFNLARTGPATYRRTSTGVIRLADHPRAVPLIHTMTAAELPVRPTDDIQAVLHGKVLINLNNAVQALSGLPLRAELLDRDLRRSVALCQAEANRVFTAAGVVPRVPLAVPAGALPVVMRLPNPLFRRLARAAVRVDADGTSSMTDDLVRGRPTEIEYLQGKVVKMAGQLGMEAPACARIVELVHEAEAAGADRRRWTGRELLTDLQRARRRARRLARIQQMTGQPT from the coding sequence ATGACCAGCCCGGACACCCCACTGCGGGTCACCGTGATCGGCGCGGGCGTGGTCGGCTGCTATGTGGGCGGCCGGCTCGCCCGCCATGCCGACGTGACCCTGGTCGGGCGTCCCCACGTTCTCGACCCGATCCGCGCGGTGGGCCTGACCGTCGAGTCCGGCGCCGGCGAGGACGACCGGCTCCACGTCCCCGCCGAGGCCCTCACCCTGGCCACCACGCCCGAGAGCGTCCGCCGCTCGGACGTGGTCCTGGTGTGCACCAAGGCCGGGCAGACCGCCGCCGCCACCGCGGAGTTCGCCCCCTTCCTCAGACCGGACACACTGGTCGTGGGCCTACAGAACGGCCTCCACTCGGCGGACCTCATCCGTGAACTGCTCGACTCGACCACGGTGATCCCCGGCGTCGTGCCCTTCAACCTGGCGCGCACCGGCCCCGCCACCTACCGGCGCACCTCCACCGGGGTGATCCGGCTCGCCGATCACCCCCGGGCCGTCCCGCTGATCCACACCATGACGGCGGCCGAGCTACCCGTGCGGCCCACCGACGACATCCAGGCCGTCCTCCACGGCAAGGTCCTCATCAACCTCAACAACGCGGTCCAGGCGCTGTCCGGACTCCCGCTGCGGGCCGAGCTGCTCGACCGGGACCTGCGGCGCAGCGTCGCCCTGTGCCAGGCCGAGGCCAACCGGGTGTTCACGGCGGCCGGGGTGGTGCCGCGGGTGCCGCTGGCCGTCCCCGCCGGCGCCCTCCCGGTGGTGATGCGGCTGCCCAACCCGCTGTTCCGCCGACTCGCCCGGGCCGCGGTGCGGGTCGACGCGGACGGCACCTCCTCCATGACGGACGACCTCGTACGCGGCCGGCCCACCGAGATCGAGTACCTCCAGGGCAAGGTCGTCAAGATGGCCGGTCAGCTCGGGATGGAGGCGCCGGCCTGCGCGCGGATCGTCGAGCTGGTGCACGAGGCCGAGGCCGCCGGCGCGGATCGCCGGAGGTGGACCGGCCGGGAGCTGCTCACGGACCTGCAGCGCGCCCGACGCCGCGCGCGCCGACTGGCCCGGATACAGCAGATGACCGGCCAGCCGACCTGA
- a CDS encoding hydrolase produces the protein MSPGHGALAGSVTQCATCGLERARPLPEVCPICADERQYVPSGGQRWTNPEQSRAGGASIEFTERETDVISLVQKNSPGIGQKPALIRTAHGNVLVEVPNVISEEAVAAVRGWGGLAAIIASHPHMYGVQSLWSAAFDDCPVYVSAPDEQWLGLRPRNTVVWGGGHAAEPADGGEIEIVPGVRASQPGGHFPGSVVVHWTAADGRGVLFTGDTIGSVADPGWVTFMRSFPNWMPLSGAVVRRIAEHVSRYDFDRIYSNFGGCVPQDARGAVQRSAERYAAWVDGEFDHLT, from the coding sequence GTGAGCCCCGGTCACGGGGCGCTCGCGGGTTCGGTGACCCAGTGCGCGACCTGCGGCCTCGAGCGCGCGCGGCCGCTGCCGGAGGTGTGCCCGATCTGCGCGGACGAGCGCCAGTACGTGCCCTCCGGAGGACAGCGGTGGACGAACCCCGAGCAGTCGCGGGCCGGGGGCGCATCGATCGAGTTCACCGAGCGCGAGACCGACGTCATCTCACTCGTCCAGAAGAACAGCCCCGGCATCGGTCAGAAGCCGGCGCTCATCCGCACCGCACACGGCAACGTGCTGGTCGAGGTGCCCAATGTCATCAGCGAGGAGGCGGTCGCGGCGGTGCGCGGATGGGGTGGCCTCGCTGCGATCATCGCCTCACATCCGCACATGTACGGGGTGCAGTCACTGTGGTCGGCGGCGTTCGACGACTGCCCGGTCTACGTCTCGGCCCCGGACGAGCAGTGGCTGGGGCTGCGGCCACGCAACACGGTCGTGTGGGGCGGGGGCCACGCCGCCGAGCCGGCCGACGGCGGTGAGATCGAGATCGTGCCGGGCGTGCGGGCGTCCCAGCCCGGCGGGCATTTCCCGGGCAGTGTGGTGGTGCACTGGACCGCCGCCGACGGCCGCGGCGTGCTGTTCACCGGTGACACGATCGGTTCGGTCGCGGATCCGGGGTGGGTGACGTTCATGCGCTCGTTCCCCAACTGGATGCCGCTGTCCGGGGCCGTCGTCCGCCGGATCGCCGAGCACGTCTCGCGCTACGACTTCGACCGCATCTACAGCAACTTCGGGGGCTGCGTACCACAGGACGCCCGCGGTGCCGTCCAGCGCTCGGCGGAGCGCTACGCCGCCTGGGTCGACGGCGAGTTCGACCACCTCACGTGA
- a CDS encoding Lrp/AsnC family transcriptional regulator, producing MITAIVFVHAETARIPEVASAIADIDGVSEVYSVTGTIDLIVLVRARRNEEIADIVSDRLNKVPGVLDTETHIAFRTQSKHDLEAAFSIGYED from the coding sequence ATGATCACCGCAATCGTCTTCGTCCACGCCGAGACGGCGCGGATCCCCGAGGTCGCCTCCGCGATCGCCGACATCGACGGGGTCTCCGAGGTGTACTCGGTCACCGGCACCATCGACCTCATCGTGCTGGTGCGTGCCCGGCGGAACGAGGAGATCGCCGACATCGTCTCCGATCGCCTGAACAAGGTCCCCGGGGTGCTGGACACCGAGACCCACATCGCGTTCCGCACACAGTCCAAGCACGACCTCGAGGCGGCGTTCTCGATCGGCTACGAGGACTGA
- a CDS encoding SDR family oxidoreductase encodes MSTVLITGASRGIGAATARELSAAHDLILVGRDVDSLQAVAADCRSARVVEADLTTADGVARAAHDIDSLDGLVHSAGVADLGRIDESDAGHWRRAFEVNVLAVVELTRVLLPALRAARGHLVVVNSGAGITAKPGWGAYSASKFALRAVTDTLRGEEPDLRVTSIHPGRVDTDMQRAIVAAEGRTYDPTAFLRAESVATAVRNALESTPDSHPTEVVLRPRPH; translated from the coding sequence ATGAGCACTGTCCTGATCACCGGCGCCTCCCGCGGGATCGGAGCGGCGACCGCGCGCGAACTGTCCGCCGCCCACGACCTGATCCTCGTGGGTCGGGACGTCGACTCCCTGCAGGCCGTCGCTGCTGACTGCCGCTCAGCGCGGGTGGTGGAGGCCGACCTGACCACCGCCGACGGGGTCGCCCGCGCGGCCCACGACATCGACTCGCTCGACGGCCTCGTCCACAGCGCCGGGGTCGCGGACCTCGGCCGGATCGACGAATCGGACGCCGGGCACTGGCGCCGCGCGTTCGAGGTCAACGTGCTCGCGGTGGTCGAGTTGACCCGGGTGCTGCTCCCGGCGCTACGCGCGGCACGGGGCCACCTCGTCGTCGTCAACTCCGGCGCGGGGATCACCGCCAAGCCCGGCTGGGGCGCCTACAGCGCGTCCAAATTCGCGCTCCGGGCCGTCACCGACACGCTCCGGGGTGAGGAACCCGACCTGCGAGTCACCTCGATCCACCCGGGCCGCGTCGACACCGATATGCAGCGCGCGATCGTCGCCGCCGAGGGTCGCACCTACGACCCGACCGCATTCCTCCGGGCCGAATCGGTGGCCACCGCGGTCCGGAACGCGCTGGAGTCCACTCCGGATTCACATCCCACCGAGGTCGTCCTGCGGCCGCGCCCGCACTGA
- a CDS encoding PhoX family phosphatase codes for MSVRRLLPIASTPSPGISNRQHVTCVYKCGDQCAAPVPNTTANPYFGEIATQISRRGALKAAGVVALAVGASQVLPATAAAQGSIAAGPLGPTGSTGGATIDTSFTPVAPNTADAVTVPDGYTSDVVIRWGDPVLPGAPEFDFENQTAAAQAMQYGFNCDLAVLLPMDDRDERFLLIVNHEYSTEPSMFRGYDSSSPTREQVEIAWAAHGLTVVELASRAGDGGLDPVMGSYNRRITATTPFELRGPAVGALTRTTADPTGTRVLGTLNNCAGGHTPWGTVLSGEENFNQYFGTAGTVADPERLEALRRYGISVSRSGRRWEDFDPRFDLAAEPNEVNRFGYVVEVDPWDPDSTPVKHSAMGRFKHEGASIHVTGDGTVVAYSGDDERFDYLYKFVSSRRITPGTSSAARAENMRILDEGTLYVATFAGNSPAAEIDGSGALPADGAFDGTGTWIPLMTVAAGGSAVSHVPGMTAEQVAVYTRMAGDRVGATKMDRPEDVEPSPTTGKVYMALTNNTRRTTADVDEANPRHNNKHGQVVEITDDHAGTTFGWNLLLVCGDPAEADSYFGGFDKSKVSPISCPDNVAFDPAGGLWVSTDGNALGFNDGLYSVATEGPNRGETKLFLTVPIGAETCGPLVFNDRAIVNVQHPGEKDGASIENPASHWPDGGTSQPRPSTVVAWRNGFSGGAGSLGSGSLGSGSLGSGSLTTGRLGS; via the coding sequence ATGTCCGTCCGCCGCCTGCTCCCGATCGCCAGCACCCCGTCGCCGGGGATCTCCAACCGCCAGCACGTGACCTGCGTCTACAAGTGCGGCGACCAGTGCGCCGCACCGGTGCCCAACACCACCGCCAACCCCTACTTCGGCGAGATCGCCACCCAGATCAGCCGCCGCGGGGCGCTCAAGGCCGCGGGGGTCGTGGCGTTGGCCGTGGGGGCCAGCCAGGTACTGCCCGCGACCGCCGCGGCGCAGGGCTCGATCGCCGCCGGCCCGCTCGGCCCCACCGGGTCGACCGGCGGGGCCACCATCGATACGTCGTTCACCCCGGTCGCACCCAACACCGCCGACGCCGTCACGGTCCCGGACGGGTACACCAGTGACGTGGTGATCCGCTGGGGCGACCCCGTGCTGCCGGGGGCGCCGGAGTTCGACTTCGAGAACCAGACCGCCGCGGCGCAGGCCATGCAGTACGGCTTCAACTGCGACCTGGCCGTACTGCTGCCGATGGACGACCGGGACGAGCGTTTCCTGCTCATCGTCAACCACGAGTACTCGACCGAGCCGTCGATGTTCCGCGGGTACGATTCCTCGTCGCCGACCCGCGAGCAGGTCGAGATCGCCTGGGCCGCCCACGGGTTGACCGTCGTCGAGCTGGCCAGCCGCGCCGGCGACGGCGGGCTCGACCCCGTCATGGGCTCGTACAACCGCCGGATCACCGCCACCACCCCGTTCGAGTTGCGCGGCCCCGCCGTCGGTGCCCTGACCCGGACCACTGCGGACCCGACCGGCACGCGCGTGCTGGGCACGCTGAACAACTGCGCCGGCGGGCACACCCCGTGGGGCACCGTGCTGTCCGGCGAGGAGAATTTCAACCAGTACTTCGGCACCGCCGGGACGGTCGCCGACCCGGAGCGACTCGAGGCCCTGCGCCGCTACGGCATCTCCGTCTCCCGCTCGGGACGACGGTGGGAGGATTTCGACCCCCGGTTCGACCTGGCCGCCGAGCCCAACGAGGTCAACCGCTTCGGCTACGTCGTCGAGGTGGATCCCTGGGATCCGGACTCGACCCCGGTCAAGCACTCCGCGATGGGCCGGTTCAAGCACGAGGGCGCCAGCATCCACGTAACCGGGGACGGCACGGTCGTCGCCTATTCCGGCGACGACGAGCGCTTCGACTACCTCTACAAGTTCGTCTCCAGCCGCCGGATCACGCCCGGCACCTCGTCGGCCGCGCGGGCCGAGAACATGAGGATCCTCGACGAGGGCACCCTCTACGTGGCGACGTTCGCCGGCAACTCCCCCGCCGCGGAGATCGACGGCTCCGGGGCGCTGCCCGCCGACGGCGCGTTCGACGGCACCGGCACCTGGATCCCGCTCATGACCGTCGCCGCCGGCGGGAGCGCCGTCTCGCACGTGCCGGGCATGACGGCGGAGCAGGTCGCCGTGTACACCCGCATGGCCGGGGACCGGGTGGGAGCCACCAAGATGGACCGCCCCGAGGACGTCGAGCCCAGCCCGACCACCGGCAAGGTCTACATGGCGCTGACCAACAACACCCGCCGCACGACCGCGGACGTGGACGAGGCCAACCCGCGGCACAACAACAAGCACGGGCAGGTCGTGGAGATCACCGACGACCACGCCGGCACCACCTTCGGGTGGAACCTGCTCCTGGTGTGCGGCGACCCGGCCGAGGCGGACTCGTACTTCGGCGGCTTCGACAAGTCCAAGGTCAGCCCCATCTCCTGTCCGGACAACGTCGCGTTCGACCCCGCCGGCGGGCTGTGGGTGTCCACCGACGGCAACGCGCTCGGCTTCAACGACGGCCTCTACTCGGTGGCCACCGAGGGGCCGAACCGCGGCGAAACCAAGCTGTTCCTCACCGTCCCGATCGGGGCGGAAACCTGCGGTCCGCTGGTGTTCAACGATCGCGCGATCGTCAACGTCCAGCACCCGGGTGAGAAGGACGGCGCGTCGATCGAGAACCCGGCCTCGCACTGGCCCGACGGCGGCACCTCGCAGCCGCGGCCGTCGACCGTGGTCGCGTGGCGCAACGGATTCTCCGGGGGCGCCGGCTCTCTCGGTTCGGGGTCACTCGGCTCGGGGTCACTCGGCTCCGGCTCCCTGACGACGGGCCGGCTCGGGTCCTGA
- a CDS encoding SgcJ/EcaC family oxidoreductase: MSASPEQIRSTADSYIAALTAGDLEAVMDLYAEGATVEDPVGNGTVHEGKAAIREFYASVVAMKIEGEVLEARVCGNDLLFNFEITTHFDADSKATINVWDLMTHDEQGKVASMRAYWTPENMS, from the coding sequence TTGAGCGCCTCACCCGAACAGATCCGTTCCACCGCAGACTCCTACATCGCGGCGCTGACCGCCGGCGACCTCGAGGCCGTCATGGACCTCTACGCGGAGGGCGCCACCGTCGAGGACCCGGTCGGCAACGGGACCGTCCACGAGGGCAAGGCTGCGATCCGCGAGTTCTACGCCAGCGTCGTGGCGATGAAGATCGAGGGCGAGGTGCTCGAGGCGCGCGTGTGCGGAAACGACCTGCTGTTCAACTTCGAGATCACCACCCACTTCGACGCCGACTCCAAGGCCACCATCAACGTGTGGGACCTCATGACGCACGACGAGCAGGGAAAGGTCGCCTCGATGCGCGCCTACTGGACCCCGGAGAACATGAGCTGA
- a CDS encoding helix-turn-helix transcriptional regulator, with protein MNGATATDGPSGLLDARADGVFTALADRTRRRILVRLADQPDDAGAVAADLGISRQAVAKHLRMLVDSGLVAARPQQRRQVHAVRPDRIREISDLLGAVSRGWDRRLALIKDSAESAESAESAGSARRVE; from the coding sequence GTGAACGGCGCGACCGCGACCGACGGCCCGTCCGGGCTGCTCGACGCCCGGGCCGACGGGGTCTTCACCGCTCTCGCCGACCGGACCCGCCGCCGCATCCTCGTCCGACTGGCCGATCAGCCGGACGATGCCGGAGCGGTGGCCGCCGACCTGGGGATCAGCAGGCAGGCGGTCGCCAAACACCTCCGGATGCTGGTGGACTCGGGGCTCGTCGCCGCACGCCCGCAGCAGCGACGGCAGGTCCACGCGGTCCGGCCCGATCGGATCCGCGAGATCTCCGATCTGCTCGGCGCGGTGTCCCGGGGATGGGACCGCAGGCTCGCCCTGATCAAGGACAGCGCCGAGAGCGCCGAGAGCGCCGAGAGCGCGGGAAGCGCCCGGCGCGTGGAGTGA